The DNA region CGTTGACACAAAGGGAGATCGTTAATGGAGTCAGAATAAAAGATTACCGAATGGTGCTGATAATGAGGATTGACTTTCAACCACGCCTCAAGACACGCTACTTTTCCCTCTCGATAAGTCGCAATGCCTTTGATAGCAGAAGAAAAACAGTCATTGTTGCTCTCTAATTGAATACCAAATGCGTGTTGAATGTTGAGCTCTTCTGCAATGGCCTGCACTAGGTAATCGACCGTAGCAGAAATAACAATAATCGTCGTTTGCGATTGTTGTAACTCATTAAGTAATGCTTTTGCTTGTGAGAAAACAAGAGGGGCAATACGTTGCTGGGCAAAGGTGCGAGCCAGTTGGCGCAGTTGCTGTTTTGGGACACTCGCTAGAGGAGCCATGGCAAAGTGGAGGTAATGCTGCATGTCCAACTCCCCCTTGGCGTATAGCTGCATTTGACTCGCATCTTCCACTAAAAAATGGGTGTCGGTAATGATGTTATGTTCCACTAGATATTGGTGCCAAAGGGTTGCGCTATCGGTGTCGATTAAGGTCTCATCAAGGTCGAATACGTAAAGAGGGGCGTTCATATTTATACCAAATTCACTTATGTCGCTAAGGTGATGTAGTCGGAAAAATAAAGGCGAGAGTCATTCTCCTCTCGCCTTATTTTATGGCTATGGACGTTCGCCAGCGGCCAATCTGCGCTCAATGTCTGCCACCACTTGTGGGAAGTCAGCAATGGTATCAATGAGGTAATGAGGACGGCTTTTTTCTAATTTAAGACGTGCCTTTTCACGAGCGATGGCGAGTGTTTCGTCATCAGCATCTAGGTATTGTTGCAGAGTTAATCCTGCTTCATTACCGGATAACAGTAGGCCAACGGTCCACATGCCAGCGTTATGTCCTTCGTCAATTCCTGGAGCTGCATCATCGACTTTAATACATTGACGAACATCTGTCACACCCAGTTCGATAACATTTTTTAATGCCATAAAGGCGGCTGGGCGACCTCCTTGAGGAAGATCATCGGTTGCGACAATATAGTCAGGTTGATAGCCATAGTCTTTCGCTGAGGCAACCAGTACATCCATCACTTGGCGAGGATAACCTGAGCATGAACCAATTTTGATTCCTTGCTGCTTAAGTGAATTAACCACTTCTAGTGCGTGCGGGATAGGTTCTGCATGATCGGATACTTTTGCCTTTTGTAATGGCATAAATGTTTGGTAGATGCAGTCAATGTCATCGCTACACATCGCACTACCAAAGCGGTCAATCCAACGTGCTTTTACTGCTGGAATTTGGCCAACTGCTTGAATATGTTCCCATTTACCAAGACCCATTGGCTCTCGAGCTTCATCAAGAGAAAGATCGAAATCGTATTCGCGTTTAAATGCTTCTACAAAAATACTGGTTGGAGCAAATGAACCAAAGTCGACAATGGTTCCTGCCCAGTCAAAAATTACGGCTTGAATCGGTGATTTAGACATAGTTAAAGTCCTTAGATACGTGTTTAATGGCACTTTCGAAGATATGTAGTGCTTCGATAAGTTGTTGTTTGGAAATAATAAGTGGGGGGCTAAGTTGGATAACGTTGCCCTGTGAAATTTTAAAACTGAGTCCGTTATTAAGACATTGATAGAGCACGGCCTCTGCTTCATCAAATGCTCTTTGTTTGCTAATAGGATCGCAAACTAACTCTACGCCCCATAACAAACCGATCCCTCTAATGTCCCCAATCATGGGATAAAGGGCTTTCATTCGGTTCAATTGTTGCTGCATAAAGAGGCTGTCTTGACGCACTTTATTCAGTAAATTTTCTTGCTCAATTACCTTGATGGTTGCAAGCGCTGCTGCGCAACCAATGGGACTTTTTTCATGGGTGTAATGCCCTAGTGAAACTTGAGCGGCTGTGTTGTATTGTTCTTTTGTGAGCATAGCGGCCATAGGTACGACACCGCCACCTAGCCCTTTACCAATGCACAGAATGTCAGGCTCAATGTCATACGCTTGATGAGTAAACCATTCACCTGTACGCCCCATGCCATTGGGTATGTCATCGATGATCAATAACACATTATGTTTATCACAAATCTGGCGAATGCGTTTCCAGTAGGCTTTACTTGGCACTTGCACGTCCGTATTGCGAACGGCTTCAGCAATAAACGCACCAATGCCCCCTTCTTTCTCAATAACGTATTCAAGGTAATCGGCATAATGCACATCACTACCATCCACAGAAGCAAACGCACCGCGGTAACTTACTGCGGGGGGAATGCGCTCCACACCGGGCATAAGTGCCCCCATACCTTCTCTAAAACACGCCTCGCCACCGACAGAAATGGCATCAAGAGAAGCGCCGTGGAAAGCATCCCATAAGGAAACCACTTTAACGTTGTTCGTTACATGGCGTGCTAACTTTAGAGCCATGCCCACCACGGAAGTCCCTCCCGGAGCAAACAATACGCGTGTCAGATCGCCACCACAGATCTGGGTGAGCTTTTCCGCACATTCGATGGCTGTCTGATGGGTAAATCGTCGTGGCGCAAAGGGAAGCACGGCAAGTTGTTGGCGAATTGCATTGAGCACTTCTGGATGCCCATGGCCCAGTTGATGCACGTTATTACCATGAAA from Vibrio rarus includes:
- a CDS encoding HAD family hydrolase codes for the protein MNAPLYVFDLDETLIDTDSATLWHQYLVEHNIITDTHFLVEDASQMQLYAKGELDMQHYLHFAMAPLASVPKQQLRQLARTFAQQRIAPLVFSQAKALLNELQQSQTTIIVISATVDYLVQAIAEELNIQHAFGIQLESNNDCFSSAIKGIATYREGKVACLEAWLKVNPHYQHHSVIFYSDSINDLPLCQRADACYVVNPCPMLNHEAQLNHWPILHWTR
- the phnX gene encoding phosphonoacetaldehyde hydrolase, producing MSKSPIQAVIFDWAGTIVDFGSFAPTSIFVEAFKREYDFDLSLDEAREPMGLGKWEHIQAVGQIPAVKARWIDRFGSAMCSDDIDCIYQTFMPLQKAKVSDHAEPIPHALEVVNSLKQQGIKIGSCSGYPRQVMDVLVASAKDYGYQPDYIVATDDLPQGGRPAAFMALKNVIELGVTDVRQCIKVDDAAPGIDEGHNAGMWTVGLLLSGNEAGLTLQQYLDADDETLAIAREKARLKLEKSRPHYLIDTIADFPQVVADIERRLAAGERP
- a CDS encoding aspartate aminotransferase family protein, with the protein product MSHETNMRASHFRSEGDINTTAAREQWNDQHSHQHTKALLERDSNVFLHQAMSTPCLNALDSAEGIFIQDASGKRYMDFHGNNVHQLGHGHPEVLNAIRQQLAVLPFAPRRFTHQTAIECAEKLTQICGGDLTRVLFAPGGTSVVGMALKLARHVTNNVKVVSLWDAFHGASLDAISVGGEACFREGMGALMPGVERIPPAVSYRGAFASVDGSDVHYADYLEYVIEKEGGIGAFIAEAVRNTDVQVPSKAYWKRIRQICDKHNVLLIIDDIPNGMGRTGEWFTHQAYDIEPDILCIGKGLGGGVVPMAAMLTKEQYNTAAQVSLGHYTHEKSPIGCAAALATIKVIEQENLLNKVRQDSLFMQQQLNRMKALYPMIGDIRGIGLLWGVELVCDPISKQRAFDEAEAVLYQCLNNGLSFKISQGNVIQLSPPLIISKQQLIEALHIFESAIKHVSKDFNYV